The Euphorbia lathyris chromosome 2, ddEupLath1.1, whole genome shotgun sequence genome includes a window with the following:
- the LOC136220255 gene encoding cytochrome P450 78A9-like — MSTNLDSLWVFGLASKCRGLTQDNIAWSVIIIALALALFFITLLHWSHPGGSAWGRYYLNRGFIAISKPIPGPKGLPFIGSMNLMTSLAHRKIAAAAETFKAMRLMAFSLGNTRVIVTCHPEVAKEILHSAVFADRPVKESAYRLMFDRAIGFAPYGVYWRTLRRIASIHLFCPKQIKAAESQRRIIASQMVSLLKNHHQNQNCITVRGVLKRASLNNMMSSVFGKEYTFGSVKNDEFEELRVLVDEGYDLLGTLNWSDHLSCLADLDPQKVRFRCANLIPKVNRFVSRIIAEHRVSRGVETRDFVDVLLSLEGSDKLTEGDMIAVLWEMIFRGTDTIAVLIEWILARITLHPDVQSKVHDELDKVVGRSKGVDESDIIEMVYLQAAVKEVLRLHPPGPLLSWARLAITDTTIDGYHVPAGTTAMVNMWAISRDQEFWVDPLKFNPFRFIEQPEFSVFGSDLRLAPFGSGRRTCPGKNLGLSTVTFWVASLLHEFEWESLDDKCVDLSEVLGLSCEMANPLTVKLLPRRQ; from the exons ATGTCGACAAACTTAGATAGCCTATGGGTCTTCGGTTTAGCCTCCAAATGCCGAGGCTTGACCCAAGACAATATTGCGTGGTCAGTCATCATAATTGCTCTGGCTCTGGCTCTGTTTTTTATTACTCTGCTCCACTGGTCTCACCCTGGTGGCTCTGCTTGGGGCAGATACTACCTAAACCGAGGTTTTATTGCCATTTCTAAGCCAATTCCAGGCCCAAAGGGGCTTCCTTTTATCGGCAGCATGAACCTTATGACATCTCTCGCTCACCGAAAGATTGCCGCGGCAGCAGAAACATTCAAAGCCATGAGACTTATGGCATTCAGCCTGGGGAATACTCGTGTTATCGTTACTTGTCATCCTGAAGTAGCTAAGGAAATACTTCACAGTGCTGTTTTCGCTGATCGTCCGGTGAAGGAGTCTGCGTATAGATTAATGTTCGACAGAGCTATTGGTTTCGCTCCTTACGGTGTTTACTGGCGAACTCTCAGACGAATTGCGTCTATTCATCTTTTCTGCCCCAAACAAATCAAAGCTGCCGAGTCTCAGCGCCGAATCATCGCTTCTCAGATGGTTTCCCTGTTGAAGAatcatcatcagaatcagaATTGTATAACTGTTCGTGGAGTATTGAAAAGAGCTTCTTTGAATAACATGATGAGCTCTGTTTTTGGAAAAGAATACACATTTGGTTCTGTGAAAAATGATGAATTTGAGGAGCTTAGAGTTCTAGTTGATGAAGGTTATGACCTATTAGGTACTCTTAATTGGTCTGATCACCTTTCTTGCCTAGCTGATTTAGACCCGCAAAAAGTCCGGTTCAGATGCGCTAACCTTATCCCTAAAGTGAATCGGTTTGTTAGCCGAATCATTGCTGAACACCGAGTCTCAAGAGGTGTCGAAACGCGAGATTTTGTTGATGTTTTGCTTTCTCTCGAAGGCTCCGATAAATTAACAGAGGGTGACATGATCGCTGTTCTTTGg GAAATGATATTCAGAGGGACGGACACAATAGCAGTTTTGATCGAATGGATACTAGCAAGAATAACGCTTCATCCTGATGTTCAATCAAAAGTTCATGATGAGTTGGACAAAGTGGTCGGCAGATCAAAGGGCGTAGATGAGTCTGACATCATAGAAATGGTGTATCTGCAAGCAGCAGTGAAGGAAGTTCTAAGATTACACCCACCCGGCCCACTTCTCTCATGGGCTAGATTAGCCATAACTGATACAACGATTGACGGGTATCACGTGCCTGCTGGAACAACAGCAATGGTCAACATGTGGGCTATATCAAGAGACCAAGAATTTTGGGTTGATCCTTTGAAATTCAATCCATTCAGGTTCATTGAACAACCAGAGTTTTCTGTATTCGGGTCGGATCTAAGACTCGCACCTTTTGGGTCAGGTAGACGAACTTGCCCTGGGAAAAACTTGGGTTTAAGTACGGTGACGTTTTGGGTTGCTTCACTATTACATGAGTTTGAATGGGAATCCTTGGATGACAAGTGCGTTGATCTATCAGAGGTATTGGGACTATCGTGTGAGATGGCAAATCCTTTGACAGTTAAACTGCTGCCTAGGCGACAATGA